From the genome of Thauera chlorobenzoica:
CTTGATGAACGGACGCTCCAAAAGCTCCGGCTGGAGGAGCGATTCACCGCTTCGAAGGCGCCTGCCCACCGCGCCCCAGTCGATCGTCCAGAAATCTAGGATCGCCGCGGCCATGTGCGGGTTTCCCTTTGGAGATTCAGGGGTCACGGTCCAGCCAACGATATTGGCGATCTTCGCTGCGCGGTCGGACCAGGTCAGCGGAAACCGATTCTGGAACCCACCGGCCAGCCCCTCCAGAGCCATCAGCCTGAGGGCCTGGAGGCAATGCCCCGACCTTTCCAGATGGCCCACATAAGTCAGCAGGAAATCTCGCTGAAAGAACGCCGACGTCAGTTCCAACGACAGTAATGCCTGGAAAAGGTTGACCCGCGCCCCCGACTCGGCCGTCACAAATTCTTCTAGTCCGTACGCCTCGGTAAGTCGCAATCGGGTCCGAATCGCCTGGATGTAGGCGAGCTGGTTGGCTGCCTGGTTCTCGAGACGCCCCATTGGTGCCTCCGCCATACCTGACGCAACAAACTCGTCCAGCGCACGATAGAACCAATAACCATGCAGACGCTCGAGTTTGGCGCCATCCCTCCACCATGCAGCCCGCCGATCGGGATCGACCACTTCGATTTCCAGATGATCGCCACACCGAACAAAACGGATCGCGTCATCGTAGCTAAAGGCATCCGCGGAGCGGGAGATAAAGCTGTTCAGCTCTACCTGGTCCAGGAGCAAGCGCTCAAACGCTTCCCGCAGGTCATGCCTTGCTACCATTCCCGAATGCGACGGGAAGAGGAATGGCGCCAGATGCATCGCTACGGAGGCATGTATATGGTCTTCGGTCATCGCCAGTGCCGAGTCGGGGGCCGTTTTCAGTTTCCAGTGCAGTAGGTCGTTGATGGCATCCCACACCTCCTGAGCGGATGCTGTCTCTTCTGTCCTCGCATCGGCACCAAGCTGCGGCAGGTGCGGCACGAGGTGCTCAAAGGCATAGAGACTCGCATAGATCAACATCTCGAACGGCAAGAGCTCATCCAACATATGCTTGCCCATTTCAACTGCGGCAAGACGCTGTCTGTAGGCGAGATCAAAAATATCGAGGACGCGGCACAATTCGGCAATGTCCGGCGACGATGCAGCCAACTGATCGAGTTCCGAGCGTCGCGGCGAATGCTGTCGCAGAACGAGGCCGGAGTATCGGACCGCATTGCAGATGGCCTCGGGTGCCGACGACGCGAGTTCCGCTAACAATGCCGTGTTGGCCGTCCGCTCTTGCGTGAAGTATCGAGACAACGCCAGCGTGAAGGTCTTTGACTTCCACGATTCGAGCGGTATCGCTTGGACGAGGTGGCTGCTCCAGAACGCTAGGTTTCGGTCGGCACCGGTAAGTCGCGTCTTCTTGTCTCGCTGACGCGGCTTGCCGTCGAGGTAGTCCTCGACCACGGCGAGCGCTGCGATCTCCGACGACTGTCCGTGCTCGGTCAGGCGCGCGTAGAGCTTGTCGTATAAGTTAAGCGCCGTGTCACGATCCGCCGTTGTCATCGTCGCCTCAAGCGGTAGATTGGGCCGACGCCGCGCGCATCGGGATCGTCGCGCGACACTTCGGGTAGCGGATGCAGCCCCAGAATCTGCCGCGCGCGCTGTCACGGGCAGCCATTTTCACCCCGCAGCTCGGGCAGGTGGGGGTCGTCCAATCGCCCTCCGTCGCGAACGCCAGCAAAGCCTGTCGCCCCGCCTCCGGAAGGCGCTCCAGCATCGCAAAGATCAGCTTGCCATTAAGGAGGGTGATTCCGTTCTCCGCCGCGAATGTCCGAGCATCGTCAGTAAAGCCATTCGGCGCCATGAAGAATCCTTTCTCGACCTTCTCGTGTGCCATCACGCCGCGCAGCTCCCGCACGGGCTTGACGCCGACGGCCTGACTCCACGCCTTGCATTGAACCACCGTGGTACAACGCGTCGGTTGAGACTCATCCTGAAACAGGCGAATGTCGACGCCGCCGTCAGCACCGAGGCGGGTTGTTTCGGCGCGAATGCCCTTCACAAGATAGAACTTGCAACACAGATCCTCGAATCGCTTCCATTCCATCATATCGATGACTTTGGGCGACCACACCGTAGGCTTGACCTCCGAAGATGATGGGCATTGCGGCGACAGGGTAACGGCGAGGAGCGCTTTATCCAGCGGCGACAGCGGCGGGCTCGTACGCGCGCTCGGCTCAGCACGGCGCGACGCGGCGGCGGGTTGATCGGGCACCATCGAGGAATCCGGCCGTTGCTTCATATAGCGCAGCAGGGAGATGCCGCCAAACACGGCTGCCAACAACCAGGCGAGCGATTTGAACATGGTCATCAGCGGAACCAGCACGGGTTTTCCCCCAAGAAATCCGGGGATGATCAAACTGGCGAATAACACGCACACACCAGCCATGCCGGCCGAAAGCTTCCAGTCGGAAGTCAGTGCGAATTCGAGCAGGCCGGGGGAGCGGCGGGATCTACGGGAGCGACGAGTCATGATGTGATGGTATTTGATACACGGATTCAAGGGACAGGAAGATACATGACAGCTGCACAGTGCGGCAGCGCTATAGATCAGACGCAGGTAGACCCTCCGCTGCAGTGCTGCGCGCCAACGCCGAAAAAAAGCGATCCAACTGCTCATGACACTGCGGGCCACGCACTTCACGGGTTCCGGCGATCGCGAAATCGACGCAATGCAGCCCGGCAGAACGGGCGAACTCAGACAGTGCTGCGTCATAGGCACTTTTGCGGCCGCCCGGACTGCGCCCACCAATGGTCACCCAACACGACCCATCGCCGTGCGGATGCCGCCGGAGAAATGCGACCGCACCGGACAGTTCGTATCGCGTCGGCTCCGGATAAACCTGCGCGATAAAGGCAAGCCGCTTGGCGGGATCTCGCGGAATCAAGCCCATTGCCGGGTCAAATACCAGCGGTGCCCAATCCATGGCCTTCGATCCAGCGCACCCGCTAAGCACAGGGTCCGGCGCTTCTCCCTCGTGATCGTGCGCAACGCCAGTCCATGGCACTTCCATACGGGTAAGGGGGCGCGCACTCGCCTCGCTATCTTCGCGCAGTTGCCGTCTAAGCCTCGCCTCTTCAACGTGATACGCCCAGCGCTGGATCCCGACGTCGGTCCTCAACGCATGCTCAAGCGTCGCAAGGGTCCAAGAACCTTCGCGATGCATCCCCGCCAGGTCAAACTCCAAGGTTGATATCGCGTGCCGCCCAAGCCGAGCGCGCTTCGAATCACCAACTGCATGCGTCACCAGAATTTCAGCCCAGATTGTTTCGCCTTCAGCATGCATTACGACATCCGGACGCACCCGATCGCGCCCCCAGTAAGTGGCGCCGCGCATGTCGTCAGGCAACTCGCTCGACCGGATCGAGATCACGCGCCCCGGGATCGACGCCCGTCGGCCTGCCTCCTCGACCAATAGCGCAGGCAGTTCAATCGTGCACCACCCAGCAACGAGCTGTCTCGCTGCCGCATGCAATGCGCTCTCGCGTCCACCGCCGCACAGCCCTGTGGCGCGACCGGCAACGTAATGGGCAAAGTGGTGGCGGTTTTTACGCCCCTTTTTTGCCTGCAGCAGGGCGCCGCAGTGGGCGCAGACGCAGTCGCATGCCAATCCCCGTGCGACCATCGTGACATCGACCATATGGCCGGTCTTGCGGGATAGGGCAAAATCCAAACCTTCGTCATTTTTCATTGGAATGCTCCATGAGTGCCAAGGACACACCCATGCTCCATGCCGAGCACCAGACAAACGAGGGAAGACTCTGGGAAGAGTCCGGAGAGATCCCGGAAGGTGATGAATCTAAGCCACTTTTTTCGCAGGCGGCGTTACTGTCTTACGCCGCTCAGGTCGGCGCACAGGCGGCTGCCGATTGTCGCGAAAGCGGCTGGAGAGGCGATTGGCTGGTGTTGCTGCAGGCGCTGTGCGCCCTGACGGCACGACATGCCGAATCCGGCAATCCTGCGCCGACGTTTACTGCTGAGCGTCTTCGCGAGGAGATCGCGCAGATTGTCGGGACACCTGAGACCCAGTGGTGGCTCGGTGACACGGACTCGGCGCGAAAGAAGTTCACCAACGCATGGAAGACACTCGCCACCGATTTCCCACGTTTGGGTGAGAACCTACGCGGACGCGCCATCAAAGGCGGCGTGCCCGGGATGATCACATTGGCAGAGCCCGAACGGCTCGGCACGACCAACGCAATGGGGTACGGACTTGCGGTCTTGGCGCTGGACCTCCCGGTGACAAGGGCCAAGCCAGCCACCTCGCCGTCCGCGCAACCAGTCAGCTTGGCGGGCACACCTGCGTTTGAGATCGACTATCAGGAGGAAATGGAGGTCTATCCGATTCCAGGTGTTCGACGCCCACTGAGGATTTCGCTCCCCGGCTGGCGTGGGATGCTTGTCGTGGCGCCCCTTTTCGGGGCACTAGTCGTAGGCGGTTTTCTCGCTTGGCTGCTGTTTACCCTGTGGATGTCCAATGAACCGCCGCGCGTCCTGTTCCAATGGACCATTCTCACCGGCATCATCGGTGCGATGTTGGCCTGGTTCTGCCACCCGTTCCACACCCTGCTCAATAACCGCATCGTTCGCGCGCCGACCGTGCTTGAGGCAATGCTGCCCCTGGGTCACGTCCTGGTGCTGCGTCGCGAGGCGGACGACCGTGTGTTGCGGATGGTGCGCTTCACCGCGCATTGCCCGATCTGTGAAGGCGAGATCACCATCGAGAAAGGCCGACGACAGCACCGGGGACGTCTGGTCGGCGAATGCGGCCGCAATCCAGTGGAACACGTTTTCAGCTTTGACTTTGTGACGGCAAAAGGGCGACAGCTATGAGGTCTTTACGGGCAGCGCAGCGTTAATTGCCCATGGCCATGAATTGAATCATTTCCCCGCATCACAGCCGCCCCGGTTCCGCCATCAGCGATTCATCCGCACACGGACGCAGCAGGACCCGCATGCCGTCCGCGCTGTCGGCATCCAGCCAAACGTCCAGCGCATGGCCGTGCCCACAGGGGCAACAGGCCGAAGGTGCCGACGACGCAGGACCACCCGCCCCCATCGGGCGGCTTGTAGATCAGCGGCGCGGGGCTCCCAGGGTACCTGACCGGCTCAAGGAATCAGATCCAGCGCATTTCACATTCTTTGCTGTCCCCGTTGGGGCATGCAGCGAAGGTATCGGCTCATCGCAACAGAGAGCCGACCCATGCCAGCACTCCACCTCTTTCGACGCCAGGTTGCCAGCGGTCTGCTGGCCGCAACGGCGGCAATTAGCGGCTGCGCCTCCATCGGCGAGCCGGTCGTCCTGCCCGATGTTCAGGAGGCGGACACCGCACCACAGACGCCCACGCATGAATTTATTCCGGTCGTGCGCTACGGGCGCTACACCCTTGTGGAGCTGGTCGCAACGGCGGC
Proteins encoded in this window:
- a CDS encoding PDDEXK family nuclease, which gives rise to MTTADRDTALNLYDKLYARLTEHGQSSEIAALAVVEDYLDGKPRQRDKKTRLTGADRNLAFWSSHLVQAIPLESWKSKTFTLALSRYFTQERTANTALLAELASSAPEAICNAVRYSGLVLRQHSPRRSELDQLAASSPDIAELCRVLDIFDLAYRQRLAAVEMGKHMLDELLPFEMLIYASLYAFEHLVPHLPQLGADARTEETASAQEVWDAINDLLHWKLKTAPDSALAMTEDHIHASVAMHLAPFLFPSHSGMVARHDLREAFERLLLDQVELNSFISRSADAFSYDDAIRFVRCGDHLEIEVVDPDRRAAWWRDGAKLERLHGYWFYRALDEFVASGMAEAPMGRLENQAANQLAYIQAIRTRLRLTEAYGLEEFVTAESGARVNLFQALLSLELTSAFFQRDFLLTYVGHLERSGHCLQALRLMALEGLAGGFQNRFPLTWSDRAAKIANIVGWTVTPESPKGNPHMAAAILDFWTIDWGAVGRRLRSGESLLQPELLERPFIKQGQILVQLPWVVGIQNNSTAAINSLRRLGARRAEAQAETRRIEERLGQLLAEKGFRVAANWHPPIEGTDNPGEVDLICVREGVVIVMEVKSSYLRRSQRDAWLHATTTLRKAGQQLRRKIVAVRAALERTSDLTQLLGVAESSELGSIIGWIVDTSIECDHERFDGFLKVSLEEVLIALRDDRHLLNDPSRILERAKLGGALEATQAASRAMLYPGGFEASGFVEVIENGRVWEDVCA
- a CDS encoding restriction endonuclease, translating into MTRRSRRSRRSPGLLEFALTSDWKLSAGMAGVCVLFASLIIPGFLGGKPVLVPLMTMFKSLAWLLAAVFGGISLLRYMKQRPDSSMVPDQPAAASRRAEPSARTSPPLSPLDKALLAVTLSPQCPSSSEVKPTVWSPKVIDMMEWKRFEDLCCKFYLVKGIRAETTRLGADGGVDIRLFQDESQPTRCTTVVQCKAWSQAVGVKPVRELRGVMAHEKVEKGFFMAPNGFTDDARTFAAENGITLLNGKLIFAMLERLPEAGRQALLAFATEGDWTTPTCPSCGVKMAARDSARGRFWGCIRYPKCRATIPMRAASAQSTA
- a CDS encoding competence protein CoiA family protein codes for the protein MKNDEGLDFALSRKTGHMVDVTMVARGLACDCVCAHCGALLQAKKGRKNRHHFAHYVAGRATGLCGGGRESALHAAARQLVAGWCTIELPALLVEEAGRRASIPGRVISIRSSELPDDMRGATYWGRDRVRPDVVMHAEGETIWAEILVTHAVGDSKRARLGRHAISTLEFDLAGMHREGSWTLATLEHALRTDVGIQRWAYHVEEARLRRQLREDSEASARPLTRMEVPWTGVAHDHEGEAPDPVLSGCAGSKAMDWAPLVFDPAMGLIPRDPAKRLAFIAQVYPEPTRYELSGAVAFLRRHPHGDGSCWVTIGGRSPGGRKSAYDAALSEFARSAGLHCVDFAIAGTREVRGPQCHEQLDRFFSALARSTAAEGLPASDL